Proteins encoded by one window of Streptacidiphilus sp. PB12-B1b:
- a CDS encoding GuaB1 family IMP dehydrogenase-related protein — translation MRFLNPQTGSYDERPAVPYDLTYDDVFMVPSRSSVGSRQAVDLSSNDGTGTTIPLVVANMTAIAGRRMAETVARRGGLVAIPQDIPIEVVSDVVDWVKRRHLVVDTAITLDPGATVADALSLLPKRAHGALVVVEDGKPVGVVTESDCQGVDRFTSLAQVMSRDLLLLEEALAPREAFERLSEAHRKLAPVVDAKGELVGLLTRKNALRATLYTPAVDANGRLRIAATVGINGDVAGKAKALLEAGADVLIVDTAHGHQESMISALKAVRGLDPQVPIVAGNVVAAAGVRDLVEAGADILKVGVGPGAMCTTRMMTGVGRPQFSAVLECAAEARRLGRHVWADGGVRHPRDVAMALAAGASNVMIGSWFAGTYESPGDLQTTADGRQYKESFGMASARAVRNRTSDESSYDRARKALFEEGISTSRMFLDPARPGVEDLIDSIVAGVRSSCTYAGAHSLEDFHDKAVVGVQSAAGYAEGKPLHASW, via the coding sequence ATGCGCTTCTTGAACCCCCAGACCGGCAGCTACGACGAGCGCCCCGCGGTGCCGTACGACCTGACCTACGACGACGTGTTCATGGTGCCGAGCCGTTCCTCCGTGGGCTCCCGCCAGGCCGTGGACCTCAGCTCCAACGACGGCACCGGCACCACCATCCCGCTGGTGGTCGCCAACATGACCGCCATCGCCGGCCGCCGGATGGCCGAGACCGTGGCCCGCCGCGGCGGCCTGGTCGCCATCCCGCAGGACATCCCGATCGAGGTCGTCTCCGACGTCGTCGACTGGGTCAAGCGGCGCCACCTGGTGGTGGACACCGCGATCACCCTGGACCCGGGCGCGACCGTCGCCGACGCCCTGTCGCTGCTGCCCAAGCGGGCGCACGGCGCGCTGGTCGTGGTCGAGGACGGCAAGCCGGTCGGCGTGGTCACCGAGTCCGACTGCCAGGGCGTGGACCGCTTCACCAGCCTCGCGCAGGTGATGTCCCGCGATCTGCTGCTGCTGGAGGAGGCCCTGGCCCCGCGCGAGGCGTTCGAGCGGCTCAGCGAGGCGCACCGCAAGCTGGCGCCGGTGGTGGACGCCAAGGGCGAGCTGGTCGGCCTGCTCACCCGCAAGAACGCGCTGCGCGCCACCCTGTACACGCCCGCGGTGGACGCCAACGGCAGGCTGCGGATCGCGGCGACCGTCGGCATCAACGGCGACGTGGCCGGCAAGGCCAAGGCGCTGCTGGAGGCCGGGGCGGACGTGCTGATCGTGGACACCGCGCACGGCCACCAGGAGTCCATGATCAGCGCGCTGAAGGCGGTGCGCGGCCTGGACCCGCAGGTGCCGATCGTGGCCGGGAACGTCGTCGCCGCCGCCGGGGTGCGCGACCTGGTCGAGGCCGGGGCCGACATCCTCAAGGTCGGCGTCGGGCCGGGCGCCATGTGCACCACCCGGATGATGACCGGCGTCGGCCGCCCGCAGTTCTCCGCCGTGCTGGAGTGCGCCGCCGAGGCCCGCCGCCTGGGCCGCCACGTCTGGGCCGACGGCGGGGTCCGGCACCCGCGCGACGTCGCCATGGCCCTGGCCGCCGGCGCCTCCAACGTGATGATCGGCTCCTGGTTCGCCGGCACCTACGAGTCGCCCGGCGACCTGCAGACCACCGCCGACGGCCGCCAGTACAAGGAGAGCTTCGGCATGGCCTCCGCCCGCGCGGTGCGCAACCGCACCTCCGACGAGTCCTCCTACGACCGGGCCCGCAAGGCGCTGTTCGAGGAGGGCATCTCCACCTCGCGGATGTTCCTCGACCCGGCCCGCCCGGGCGTGGAGGACCTGATCGACTCGATCGTCGCCGGGGTCCGCAGCTCCTGCACCTACGCGGGCGCGCACTCGCTGGAGGACTTCCACGACAAGGCCGTCGTCGGCGTCCAGAGCGCGGCCGGCTACGCCGAGGGCAAGCCGCTGCACGCCAGCTGGTAG